A genomic stretch from Thalassophryne amazonica chromosome 18, fThaAma1.1, whole genome shotgun sequence includes:
- the LOC117530548 gene encoding dual specificity protein phosphatase 26-like — MPTRKDKRKEYLSVKDLQKLLDSCKLRLNHIDEVWPNIYIGNVTAAQNKSTLLKLGITHILNAAHSKRGSIGNQSFYGNDFVYCGIPAEDSTHFDLDVYFQPAANFIHEALKAPDGKMPRGSRCHCIMGMSRSSTLVLAYLMIYHHIPLKLALQKLIQREPSTQSHFLALLLDLDLQLMRKKRNHVRSL; from the exons ATGCCAACACGTAAAGACAAGAGGAAAGAATACTTGTCTGTGAAAGACCTGCAGAAACTTTTGGACTCATGTAAACTACGCCTCAATCATATTGATGAGGTCTGGCCAAACATCTATATCGGGAACGT GACAGCAGCCCAAAACAAGTCTACCTTGTTGAAATTAGGTATAACTCACATATTAAATGCTGCTCACTCCAAGCGTGGCAGCATAGGGAACCAAAGCTTTTATGGCAACGACTTTGTATATTGCGGCATTCCAGCAGAAGACTCGACACACTTTGACCTGGATGTGTACTTCCAGCCTGCTGCCAATTTCATTCATGAAGCTCTAAAGGCACCTGATGGTAAGATGCCCCGAGG TTCTCGGTGtcactgcatcatgggaatgAGCCGCTCCTCTACCTTGGTGCTGGCGTACCTCATGATCTATCACCACATCCCGCTCAAGCTGGCTCTGCAGAAACTGATCCAAAGAGAGCCATCTACCCAATCGCATTTCCTGGCTTTGCTGTTGGATCTGGATCTTCAGctgatgagaaaaaaaagaaatcatgtcAGATCcctgtaa
- the LOC117530550 gene encoding dual specificity protein phosphatase 13-like — MQDPMPTVLTQILALIAGFWGDRSRTAAQNKSTLLKLGITHILNAAHSKRGSIGNQSFYGNDFVYCGIPAEDSTHFDLDVYFQPAANFIHEALKAPDGKVLVHCIMGMSRSSTLVLAYLMIYHHIPLKLALQKLIQKRAIYPNRNFLALLLDLDLQLMRKKKSCQIL; from the exons ATGCAGGACCCGATGCCCACAGTTCTTACACAGATTTTAGCGCTTATCGCTGGTTTCTGGGGAGATCGCTCAAG GACAGCAGCCCAAAACAAGTCTACCTTGTTGAAATTAGGTATAACTCACATATTAAATGCTGCTCACTCCAAGCGTGGCAGCATAGGGAACCAAAGCTTTTATGGCAACGACTTTGTATATTGCGGCATTCCAGCAGAAGACTCGACACACTTTGACCTGGATGTGTACTTCCAGCCTGCTGCCAATTTCATTCATGAAGCTCTAAAGGCACCTGATG GGAAAGTTCTGGTGCACTGCATCATGGGAATGAGCCGCTCCTCTACCTTGGTGCTGGCGTACCTCATGATCTATCACCACATCCCGCTCAAGCTGGCTCTGCAGAAACTGATCCAAAAGAGAGCCATCTACCCCAATCGCAATTTCCTGGCTTTGCTGTTGGATCTGGATCTTCAGCTGATGAGAAAAAAGAAATCATGTCAGATCCTGTAA